A region of Jannaschia sp. W003 DNA encodes the following proteins:
- a CDS encoding endonuclease/exonuclease/phosphatase family protein: MRIEVASWNLRFAWGTDMRPSAGRIVDALGTFGADVVCLQEAEARFGRRSSLPLGALSAMGWRPVHGGLGPGLGWRGNAVLLRGGWRADPPHHLSLRGWEVRGAVLVRLHGPEGALSLACVHLGLAGWHRRAQLRAVHAALEAMPGPHAIVGDTNEWRAGGLALPDGWTMAAPGPTYPSRRPVFPLDRVLAGPGLRIEGARVVAEGFDRRASDHLPVAATLVGEGTPRA; this comes from the coding sequence ATGCGGATCGAGGTGGCGAGCTGGAACCTGCGCTTCGCGTGGGGCACCGACATGCGGCCCTCGGCCGGGCGCATCGTCGACGCACTGGGGACGTTCGGCGCCGACGTCGTCTGCCTGCAGGAAGCCGAGGCCCGGTTCGGCCGCCGCTCCTCGCTCCCTCTGGGCGCGCTTTCGGCGATGGGGTGGCGCCCCGTGCATGGTGGGCTGGGGCCGGGGCTGGGATGGCGCGGCAACGCGGTGCTCCTGCGCGGCGGCTGGCGGGCAGATCCGCCGCACCACCTCTCGCTGCGCGGCTGGGAGGTGCGCGGCGCAGTGCTGGTGCGCCTGCACGGGCCGGAGGGCGCGCTGTCGCTGGCCTGCGTACACCTGGGGCTCGCCGGGTGGCACCGGCGGGCGCAGCTCCGGGCAGTGCACGCGGCGCTGGAGGCGATGCCGGGGCCGCACGCGATCGTGGGTGACACGAACGAATGGCGCGCGGGCGGCCTCGCACTGCCCGACGGCTGGACGATGGCAGCGCCGGGGCCGACCTATCCCTCGCGGCGTCCGGTGTTCCCGCTGGACCGGGTGCTCGCGGGACCGGGGTTGCGGATCGAGGGGGCGCGGGTGGTCGCCGAGGGGTTCGACCGGCGGGCGTCGGATCACCTGCCGGTGGCGGCGACGCTGGTGGGGGAGGGCACGCCCCGGGCCTGA
- the crtD gene encoding 1-hydroxycarotenoid 3,4-desaturase CrtD has translation MDHVVVIGAGVGGLAAAMRLAHAGVDVTVLDRHPQPGGKMRAVDTEAGPVDCGPAVISLLPFLQQAFAACGAELEREVPLRPLESLGRHHWVDGSHLDLFSDYERTRAAVEAFAGPRAADQFARFHRSAEALFKVFEKPLSAAKPSAAGLVGSVARQPWLIPSLTPGRSMAQALTARFHDPRLRQLFGRHSTFLAGYPNAAPALMAVIWYAESQGAWGVEGGMATLARAMQAVAERGGARFRLGEPAEEIVVDGARATGVRVGGETLEADAVIHCGDPAALRDGMLGDGARAAAPAPSGTRGLSAWVWGFAARAEGGALAPHNVFHAEDPEAEGRDIALGRLPRDPTIYVCAPDRVDGVPDGPERFEILVNAPLRPGTEADPEESALCRDVVFGALERRGLRIDPRPPLEALTAPEDFNRLFPGSEGSLYGVHPAGLGAAFRRPQARTAVAGLLVAGGGAHPGAGLSLAALSGVHAAEAAAEDLAAPAPRAPARSLRASRLPGRRGRFR, from the coding sequence ATGGACCATGTGGTGGTGATCGGGGCCGGCGTGGGCGGGCTCGCCGCGGCGATGCGGCTGGCCCATGCGGGCGTGGACGTGACCGTGCTCGACCGCCACCCCCAGCCGGGCGGCAAGATGCGCGCCGTGGACACCGAGGCCGGCCCCGTGGACTGCGGCCCCGCCGTGATCTCGCTGCTCCCCTTCCTCCAGCAGGCCTTCGCCGCCTGCGGCGCGGAGCTGGAGCGCGAGGTGCCGCTGCGCCCGCTGGAGAGCCTCGGCCGCCACCACTGGGTCGACGGCTCGCATCTCGACCTCTTCTCGGACTACGAGCGCACCCGCGCCGCCGTGGAGGCCTTCGCCGGCCCCCGCGCCGCCGACCAGTTCGCGCGCTTCCACCGCAGCGCCGAGGCGCTGTTCAAGGTGTTCGAGAAGCCCCTGAGCGCCGCGAAGCCCTCCGCCGCCGGTCTGGTCGGCTCGGTGGCGCGTCAGCCCTGGCTGATCCCCTCGCTCACGCCGGGACGCTCCATGGCGCAGGCGCTGACCGCGCGCTTCCACGACCCCCGCCTGCGACAGCTCTTCGGGCGCCACTCCACCTTCCTCGCCGGCTACCCCAACGCGGCGCCCGCGCTGATGGCCGTGATCTGGTACGCGGAGTCGCAGGGCGCCTGGGGCGTGGAGGGCGGCATGGCCACCCTCGCCCGCGCCATGCAGGCGGTGGCCGAGCGCGGCGGCGCGCGCTTCCGCCTGGGCGAGCCGGCCGAGGAGATCGTGGTGGACGGCGCCCGCGCCACCGGCGTGCGCGTGGGCGGCGAGACGCTGGAGGCGGACGCGGTGATCCACTGCGGCGACCCGGCGGCGCTGCGCGACGGCATGCTGGGCGACGGCGCCCGGGCGGCGGCCCCCGCGCCCTCGGGCACGCGCGGCCTGTCGGCCTGGGTCTGGGGCTTCGCGGCGCGCGCCGAAGGAGGCGCGCTCGCCCCCCACAACGTGTTCCACGCCGAGGACCCCGAGGCCGAGGGCCGCGACATCGCGCTCGGCCGCCTGCCCCGCGACCCCACGATCTACGTCTGCGCCCCCGACCGCGTGGACGGCGTGCCGGACGGCCCCGAGCGGTTCGAGATCCTCGTCAACGCCCCCCTGCGCCCCGGCACCGAGGCCGACCCCGAGGAATCCGCGCTCTGCCGCGACGTGGTGTTCGGTGCGCTGGAGCGGCGCGGCCTGCGCATCGATCCGCGCCCGCCGCTGGAGGCGCTGACCGCGCCCGAGGACTTCAACCGCCTGTTCCCCGGCTCCGAGGGCTCGCTCTACGGCGTGCATCCCGCCGGGCTGGGCGCCGCGTTCCGGCGCCCGCAGGCGCGCACCGCCGTGGCGGGCCTCCTCGTGGCCGGGGGCGGTGCCCATCCCGGCGCGGGGCTGTCGCTGGCGGCCCTCTCGGGCGTCCACGCCGCCGAGGCCGCCGCTGAGGACCTCGCCGCGCCCGCCCCCCGCGCGCCGGCCCGTTCCTTGCGCGCGAGCCGCCTGCCGGGCCGCCGGGGCCGCTTCCGCTGA
- a CDS encoding Tim44/TimA family putative adaptor protein yields the protein MDDAVIQLLVLAAIALFLIVRLKNVLGTRTGFEKPPAVDTAPSRRAPVRRDFEVIEGGPDRDITDHVEDGSDSAKALAAMKLAEPGFGVTDFVSGARQAYEMILMAYENGDLAAVQPFLGEEVYEAFLGVISEREDKGLRVHANFVGVRETKLTEATFDRDTREAEITIRFIGELTSVVKDSEGRIVEGDPNEIKKQRDVWTFARVMGSDDPNWKLIATGE from the coding sequence ATGGATGACGCCGTGATACAGCTGTTGGTGCTCGCCGCGATCGCGCTCTTCCTGATCGTGCGGCTGAAGAATGTGCTCGGCACCCGCACCGGGTTCGAGAAGCCGCCCGCGGTGGACACGGCGCCCTCGCGCCGCGCCCCCGTGCGCCGCGACTTCGAGGTGATCGAGGGCGGCCCTGACCGCGACATCACCGACCACGTCGAGGACGGCTCCGACAGCGCCAAGGCGCTCGCCGCCATGAAGCTGGCCGAGCCGGGCTTCGGCGTCACCGACTTCGTGTCGGGCGCGCGGCAGGCCTACGAGATGATCCTCATGGCCTACGAGAACGGCGACCTGGCCGCGGTGCAGCCCTTCCTCGGCGAGGAGGTGTACGAGGCGTTCCTGGGCGTCATCTCCGAGCGCGAGGACAAGGGCCTGCGGGTCCACGCCAACTTCGTGGGCGTGCGCGAGACCAAGCTGACCGAGGCCACCTTCGACCGCGACACCCGCGAGGCCGAGATCACGATCCGGTTCATCGGCGAGCTGACCTCGGTGGTGAAGGACTCCGAGGGCCGCATCGTCGAGGGCGATCCGAACGAGATCAAGAAGCAGCGCGACGTCTGGACCTTCGCGCGCGTCATGGGTTCGGACGATCCGAACTGGAAGCTGATCGCCACGGGCGAATAG
- the hslV gene encoding ATP-dependent protease subunit HslV: protein MSDDFPGWHGTTIIGVRKGGRVVVAGDGQVSLGQTVIKGTARKVRRLKPGGAEVVAGFAGSTADAFTLLERLEGKLEAHRGQLARACIELAKDWRTDKYLQKLEAMLIVTDGDALLIVTGAGDVLEPEHDVAAIGSGGNYALAAARGLMETDRDAEAVARAAMAIAADICVYTNGNLTVESIAGSGAQGD from the coding sequence ATGAGCGACGACTTTCCCGGCTGGCACGGCACCACGATCATCGGCGTGCGCAAGGGGGGCCGCGTGGTGGTCGCCGGCGACGGACAGGTCTCGCTGGGCCAGACCGTGATCAAGGGCACCGCCCGCAAGGTGCGCCGCCTCAAACCGGGGGGCGCCGAGGTGGTCGCGGGCTTCGCCGGCTCCACCGCCGACGCCTTCACGCTCCTGGAGCGGCTCGAGGGCAAGCTCGAGGCGCACCGCGGCCAGCTCGCCCGCGCCTGCATCGAGCTGGCCAAGGACTGGCGCACCGACAAGTACCTGCAGAAGCTGGAGGCCATGCTGATCGTCACCGACGGCGACGCGCTGCTGATCGTGACCGGCGCCGGCGACGTGCTGGAGCCCGAGCACGACGTCGCCGCCATCGGCTCGGGCGGCAACTACGCGCTGGCCGCGGCGCGCGGGCTGATGGAGACCGACCGCGACGCCGAGGCGGTCGCGCGGGCGGCGATGGCGATCGCGGCGGACATCTGCGTGTACACCAACGGGAACCTGACGGTGGAGAGCATCGCGGGATCGGGCGCGCAGGGGGACTGA
- a CDS encoding MFS transporter: MSAAPPLGTFLRANARALAAGMLIAFTSSYGQTFFVSLFADDVMREYGLSDGGWGALYAAATILSAGAMIFAGSLTDRLRVRVLAAWVCAGLAGACLLMAGAGHWTLLVLAVFALRFTGQGMMSHLSAVAMARWFTRGRGRALAIAACGFALGQAVLPVAFVAAEPTFGWRALWVVAAVLALLAAVPILALLRFERTPAEAAAASEAAGLDGVHWTRAALLRAPLFWLLVPLLLGPPAFGTALFFHQVHLAGAKGWALVDYVALLPLFTATTIAAMLGSGWLIDRFGAVSIVRVYLLPFIVGFALMAWATTLPHAALALAVFGLGVGAQGTLVTALWAELYGTRHLGAIKALAAAIMVLGSALGPGLTGALIDLGWDFPAQMPGIALYMLAAQALAALALNGVRGRLPRASEIDVVGA; encoded by the coding sequence TTGAGCGCCGCCCCGCCGCTGGGGACGTTCCTGCGGGCCAATGCCCGCGCCCTCGCGGCGGGCATGCTGATCGCCTTCACGTCGTCCTACGGGCAGACCTTCTTCGTCTCGCTCTTCGCGGACGACGTGATGCGCGAATATGGCCTCAGCGACGGCGGCTGGGGCGCGCTCTATGCCGCCGCCACGATCCTCTCGGCGGGCGCCATGATCTTCGCGGGTTCCCTGACCGACCGCCTGCGGGTGCGCGTCCTGGCGGCGTGGGTCTGCGCGGGGCTGGCGGGGGCGTGCCTGCTGATGGCCGGCGCCGGCCACTGGACGTTGCTGGTGCTGGCCGTGTTCGCGCTGCGCTTCACCGGGCAGGGCATGATGAGCCACCTCTCGGCGGTGGCCATGGCGCGCTGGTTCACGCGCGGGCGGGGGCGGGCGCTGGCCATCGCCGCCTGCGGCTTCGCGCTGGGGCAGGCGGTGCTGCCCGTCGCCTTCGTGGCCGCCGAGCCGACCTTCGGCTGGCGCGCCCTCTGGGTCGTGGCCGCCGTGCTGGCCCTTCTTGCCGCCGTCCCCATCCTCGCGCTCCTGCGCTTCGAGCGCACCCCCGCCGAGGCCGCCGCCGCCTCCGAGGCCGCGGGCCTCGACGGCGTCCACTGGACCCGCGCCGCGCTCCTGCGCGCGCCGCTGTTCTGGCTGCTGGTGCCGCTGCTGCTGGGCCCGCCCGCCTTCGGCACCGCGCTGTTCTTCCACCAGGTCCATCTGGCAGGCGCGAAGGGCTGGGCGCTAGTGGACTACGTGGCGCTGCTGCCCCTGTTCACCGCGACGACCATCGCCGCGATGCTCGGCTCGGGCTGGCTGATCGACCGCTTCGGCGCGGTCAGCATCGTGAGGGTCTACCTCCTGCCCTTCATCGTCGGCTTCGCCCTGATGGCATGGGCCACCACCCTGCCCCACGCCGCCCTCGCCCTCGCGGTATTCGGCCTCGGGGTGGGCGCGCAGGGCACGCTCGTCACCGCACTCTGGGCGGAGCTCTACGGCACGCGCCACCTCGGTGCGATCAAGGCGCTCGCAGCGGCGATCATGGTGCTCGGCTCGGCACTGGGGCCGGGACTGACGGGGGCGCTGATCGACCTCGGCTGGGACTTCCCGGCGCAGATGCCGGGCATCGCACTCTACATGCTGGCGGCGCAGGCGCTGGCAGCCCTGGCCCTGAACGGCGTGCGGGGGCGCCTACCGCGAGCGTCGGAGATAGACGTAGTAGGCGCCTGA
- a CDS encoding shikimate dehydrogenase, with protein sequence MRLAAVIGDPIAHSRSPRLHGHWLRRHGIDGAYVPLRVRARELEDVLRMLPRLGFAGCNVTLPHKEAVLRLAAEATPRARRIGAANTLTFRDGGFEADNTDAYGFTESLRAGAAWRADRPAVVLGAGGAARGVVDALVEAGVPEVRIANRTRAKAEALAEAFPRCVAVGWVPPVEGAGLLVNTTSLGMTGQPALEVPLDGLPADAVVCDIVYTPLETPLLKAARARGNPAVDGLGMLLHQAVPGFERWFGLRPEVDDALRRAVLG encoded by the coding sequence ATGAGGCTGGCTGCCGTCATCGGCGATCCCATCGCCCACTCGCGCTCGCCCCGCCTTCATGGCCACTGGCTGCGCCGACACGGGATCGACGGGGCCTATGTGCCGCTGCGGGTGCGGGCCAGGGAGCTGGAGGACGTCCTGCGGATGCTGCCCCGGCTGGGCTTCGCGGGATGTAACGTGACGCTGCCCCACAAGGAGGCGGTGTTGCGGCTGGCCGCCGAGGCGACGCCGCGCGCGCGGCGGATCGGGGCGGCGAACACGCTGACGTTCCGCGACGGGGGCTTCGAGGCCGACAACACCGACGCCTACGGGTTCACAGAGAGCCTGCGCGCCGGCGCAGCGTGGCGGGCGGACCGTCCGGCGGTGGTGCTGGGGGCCGGGGGCGCGGCGCGCGGCGTGGTCGACGCGCTGGTGGAGGCGGGCGTGCCCGAGGTGCGGATCGCCAACCGCACGCGCGCCAAGGCCGAGGCGCTGGCGGAGGCCTTTCCGCGCTGCGTAGCGGTGGGCTGGGTGCCGCCCGTGGAGGGCGCGGGGCTGCTGGTGAACACCACGAGCCTCGGCATGACGGGCCAGCCCGCGCTGGAGGTGCCGCTGGACGGCCTGCCCGCGGACGCCGTGGTCTGCGACATCGTCTATACGCCGCTTGAGACGCCATTGCTCAAAGCGGCCCGCGCGCGGGGCAACCCGGCGGTGGACGGGCTCGGCATGCTGCTGCACCAGGCCGTGCCAGGCTTCGAGCGGTGGTTCGGCCTCCGCCCCGAGGTGGACGATGCGCTGCGGCGGGCGGTGCTGGGGTGA
- the hslU gene encoding ATP-dependent protease ATPase subunit HslU, translated as MTDLTPREIVSELDRFVIGQRDAKRAVAVALRNRWRRQRLEGAMRDEVYPKNILMIGPTGVGKTEISRRLAKLARAPFLKVEATKFTEVGYVGRDVEQIVRDLVDAAVAMVREHMREDVKDAAHRAAEDRVIAVLAGEDAREGTREAFRRKLRAGELDAKVIEIEVADTSNPLGMEIPGQPGAGQMPNLGELFGKAFGRRSRKRMTVAASYEVLLAEEADNLLDDEAVKREAVRAVEQDGIVFLDEIDKVCARSDARGGDVSREGVQRDLLPLIEGTTVSTKHGAVRTDHILFIASGAFHVAKPSDLLPELQGRLPIRVELRALTEEDFVRILTETDNALTRQYTALMGTEGVTVTFTEGGIAALARIAAEVNGSLENIGARRLHTVLERVFEDLSFEAPDRSGDAVEVDAAFVERHLAELAASEDLSRYVL; from the coding sequence ATGACCGACCTGACCCCCCGCGAGATCGTCTCCGAACTCGACCGCTTCGTGATCGGCCAACGGGACGCCAAGCGCGCCGTGGCCGTGGCCCTGCGCAACCGCTGGCGCCGCCAGCGCCTCGAGGGCGCCATGCGCGACGAGGTGTATCCCAAGAACATCCTGATGATCGGCCCCACCGGCGTGGGCAAGACCGAGATCAGCCGCCGCCTCGCCAAGCTGGCCCGCGCGCCCTTCCTGAAGGTCGAGGCCACGAAGTTCACCGAAGTCGGGTACGTGGGCCGCGACGTGGAGCAGATCGTGCGCGACCTCGTGGACGCGGCCGTCGCCATGGTGCGCGAGCACATGCGCGAGGACGTCAAGGACGCGGCCCACCGCGCCGCCGAGGACCGGGTGATCGCCGTGCTCGCCGGCGAGGACGCCCGCGAGGGCACCCGCGAGGCGTTCCGCCGCAAGCTGCGCGCGGGCGAACTGGACGCCAAGGTCATCGAGATCGAAGTGGCCGACACCTCGAACCCCCTCGGCATGGAGATCCCCGGCCAGCCCGGCGCGGGCCAGATGCCGAACCTCGGGGAGCTGTTCGGCAAGGCCTTCGGCCGCCGGAGCCGCAAGCGCATGACCGTGGCCGCCTCCTACGAGGTGCTGCTCGCCGAGGAGGCGGACAACCTTCTCGACGACGAGGCCGTGAAGCGCGAGGCGGTGCGCGCCGTGGAGCAGGACGGCATCGTGTTCCTCGACGAGATCGATAAGGTCTGCGCGCGGTCGGACGCCCGCGGCGGGGACGTCTCCCGCGAGGGCGTGCAGCGCGACCTCCTGCCCCTGATCGAGGGCACTACCGTGTCCACGAAGCACGGCGCGGTCCGCACCGACCACATCCTCTTCATCGCCTCGGGCGCCTTCCACGTGGCCAAGCCCTCGGACCTGCTCCCTGAGCTGCAGGGCCGCCTGCCGATCCGGGTGGAGCTGCGCGCGCTGACCGAAGAGGACTTCGTGCGCATCCTCACCGAGACCGACAACGCCCTGACGCGCCAGTACACGGCGCTGATGGGCACCGAGGGTGTGACCGTCACGTTCACCGAAGGCGGCATCGCCGCGCTCGCACGCATCGCCGCCGAGGTGAACGGGTCGCTCGAGAACATCGGCGCGCGGCGGCTCCACACCGTGCTGGAGCGCGTGTTCGAGGACCTGAGCTTCGAGGCCCCCGACCGCTCCGGCGACGCGGTGGAAGTGGATGCCGCCTTCGTGGAGCGCCACCTCGCCGAACTGGCCGCCTCCGAGGACCTGTCCCGGTACGTGCTTTGA
- a CDS encoding MltA domain-containing protein, translated as MRGAAELRWSDLRGWEADDHGAALRALSMAPGLEMPEGDPRRFFEERFTPWLLPAAQFTGYFEPELDGAAECSDTFPVPVHAPPPMGIGAPRAQIEAEDLLRGQEIAWLRDEVDRFFLQVQGSGRIRLADGGVLRVTHAAKNGHPYRSIGRILVERGVFAPDAITADALLDWLREDRARGVALMRENPSYVMFRALHDAGDGGPPGTLCPVTAGRSIAVDANVIPLGLPVWIECDAPPAAGGPIRRLVAAQDTGSAIVGVGRADLFFGTGEEAGRMAGALNHGGRMVVLQPR; from the coding sequence GTGCGCGGCGCGGCGGAACTGCGCTGGTCCGACCTCCGGGGCTGGGAGGCGGACGATCACGGCGCCGCGCTCCGGGCCCTGAGCATGGCGCCCGGGCTGGAGATGCCCGAGGGCGACCCCCGGCGCTTTTTCGAGGAGCGCTTCACCCCCTGGCTGCTGCCCGCCGCCCAATTCACCGGCTACTTCGAGCCCGAGCTCGACGGCGCCGCCGAGTGTTCCGACACCTTCCCCGTGCCCGTCCACGCGCCGCCCCCCATGGGCATCGGCGCCCCCCGCGCGCAGATCGAGGCCGAGGACCTCCTTCGCGGCCAGGAGATCGCCTGGCTGCGCGACGAGGTGGACCGCTTCTTCCTGCAGGTGCAGGGCTCGGGGCGCATCCGGCTCGCGGATGGCGGCGTGCTGCGCGTGACCCACGCCGCCAAGAACGGGCACCCCTACCGCTCCATCGGCCGCATCCTCGTGGAGCGCGGCGTGTTCGCGCCCGACGCGATCACCGCCGACGCCCTGCTCGACTGGCTGCGCGAGGACCGCGCGCGCGGCGTGGCGCTGATGCGCGAGAACCCCTCCTACGTGATGTTCCGCGCGCTGCACGACGCGGGCGACGGCGGGCCGCCGGGCACGCTGTGCCCCGTGACCGCGGGCCGCTCCATCGCGGTGGACGCGAACGTGATCCCCCTCGGCCTGCCGGTCTGGATCGAGTGCGACGCGCCGCCGGCCGCGGGCGGGCCGATCCGCCGTCTGGTGGCCGCGCAGGACACCGGCAGCGCCATCGTGGGCGTGGGCCGGGCCGATCTGTTCTTCGGCACGGGCGAGGAGGCGGGCCGCATGGCGGGGGCGCTGAACCACGGCGGGCGCATGGTCGTGCTCCAGCCGCGATGA
- a CDS encoding FxsA family protein: MWLFALFVAVPIVEIALFIQVGGWLGLWPTLLIVILTAMLGTVLVRRQGLAAIREVQGSLTELRDPTRPLAHGAMILASGLLLLTPGFFTDAVGFALLVPAVRDAAMAFVARRVTAARFTVGPDGRPTPADPRIDPRRAAPPQRPARGEVLEGDWEEVPHDPDAPPSGWTRRD; encoded by the coding sequence ATGTGGCTGTTCGCGCTGTTCGTCGCCGTGCCGATCGTGGAGATCGCGCTGTTCATCCAGGTCGGGGGATGGCTGGGGCTGTGGCCCACGCTCCTGATCGTGATCCTGACGGCCATGCTCGGCACCGTGCTGGTGCGCCGCCAGGGGCTGGCGGCGATCCGCGAGGTGCAGGGATCGCTGACGGAGCTGCGCGATCCCACGCGCCCGCTCGCCCACGGCGCCATGATCCTCGCCTCGGGGCTGCTGCTGCTGACGCCGGGCTTCTTCACCGACGCCGTGGGCTTCGCGCTGCTGGTGCCTGCGGTGCGCGACGCGGCCATGGCCTTCGTCGCGCGGCGCGTCACGGCGGCGCGGTTCACGGTGGGGCCGGACGGGCGGCCCACCCCCGCCGACCCGCGCATCGACCCCCGCCGCGCCGCCCCTCCGCAGCGCCCCGCGCGCGGCGAAGTGCTGGAGGGCGACTGGGAGGAGGTGCCGCACGACCCCGACGCCCCGCCCTCGGGCTGGACCCGGCGCGACTGA
- the secB gene encoding protein-export chaperone SecB — MQILGQFIRDLSFENIAAQKGVTSDGQPDIGVQVGLDARKRKADGQYDVTVKLKVEAKAKDSDAVIFGLELDYAGIFAIANVPDAQLHPYLLIECPRMLFPFVRRVVHDVTRDGGFPPLNLEQIDFMQLYRQQLAQRAQAEAAKAPTN; from the coding sequence ATGCAGATCCTGGGGCAGTTCATCCGCGATCTGAGCTTCGAGAACATCGCCGCCCAGAAGGGCGTGACCTCGGACGGGCAGCCCGACATCGGCGTGCAGGTCGGGCTGGATGCCCGCAAGCGCAAGGCCGACGGTCAGTACGACGTCACCGTGAAGCTGAAGGTCGAGGCTAAGGCCAAGGACAGCGATGCGGTGATCTTCGGGCTAGAGCTGGACTACGCCGGCATCTTCGCGATCGCGAACGTGCCCGACGCGCAGCTCCATCCCTACCTGTTGATCGAGTGCCCGCGGATGCTGTTCCCGTTCGTGCGCCGCGTGGTCCACGACGTGACCCGCGACGGCGGCTTCCCGCCGCTGAACCTCGAGCAGATCGACTTCATGCAGCTCTACCGCCAGCAGCTCGCGCAGCGCGCGCAGGCCGAGGCCGCGAAGGCCCCGACGAACTGA
- a CDS encoding Smr/MutS family protein — protein sequence MKRLSESDRRAWEAYRTTADPLERSRRALAVPDRPGVDPDGPPHAAPKREARPLPRFRIGQKAPPPAPRHDLAPSVRDAVRGAPVAMDARAFHRLRAGKLRPDAKLDLHGMTLERAFPALQGFVMRANAEGKRLLLVVTGKGKRRDEGGPIPTRTGVLRHQVPQWLRMPPLAPLVLQVAEAHRSHGGSGAYYVYLRRSR from the coding sequence ATGAAGCGCCTGAGCGAGTCCGACCGCCGCGCCTGGGAGGCCTACCGCACCACCGCCGACCCGCTGGAGCGCTCGCGCCGCGCGCTGGCCGTGCCCGACCGTCCGGGCGTCGACCCCGACGGGCCGCCGCACGCCGCCCCGAAGCGCGAGGCCCGGCCCCTGCCGCGCTTCCGGATCGGCCAGAAGGCGCCGCCCCCCGCGCCTCGCCACGACCTCGCGCCCTCGGTGCGCGATGCGGTGCGCGGCGCGCCCGTGGCCATGGACGCCCGCGCCTTCCACCGCCTGCGGGCGGGCAAGCTGCGTCCCGACGCCAAGCTCGACCTCCATGGCATGACCCTGGAGCGGGCGTTTCCGGCCCTCCAGGGCTTCGTGATGCGGGCCAACGCCGAGGGAAAGCGCCTCCTGCTGGTGGTCACCGGCAAGGGCAAGCGCCGCGACGAGGGCGGGCCGATCCCGACGCGCACGGGCGTGCTGCGCCATCAGGTGCCGCAGTGGTTGCGGATGCCGCCCCTCGCGCCGCTCGTGCTGCAGGTGGCCGAGGCGCACCGCAGCCACGGCGGCTCAGGCGCCTACTACGTCTATCTCCGACGCTCGCGGTAG
- the dnaQ gene encoding DNA polymerase III subunit epsilon: MREIVLDTETTGFEPESGDRIVEIGAVELVNHVVTGEVYHQYINPERSMPQGAFEVHGLGDDFLRGFPTFKEIGQAFLDFIGDAKLVIHNAAFDMKFLNAELEWMGLARLPADRAVDTLAIARSKFPGSPASLDALCRRFGVDNAARTKHGALLDSEILAEVYLELIGGRQPGLTLAATGRRDAGDEAWRPRPRPAPLAPRITDAERAAHEAFVASLGDAPLWRRT; this comes from the coding sequence ATGAGAGAGATCGTCCTCGACACCGAGACCACCGGCTTCGAGCCCGAGAGTGGCGACCGCATCGTCGAGATCGGCGCCGTGGAGCTGGTGAACCACGTGGTGACCGGCGAGGTCTATCATCAGTACATCAACCCCGAACGCTCCATGCCCCAGGGCGCCTTCGAGGTGCACGGGCTGGGCGACGACTTCCTGCGCGGCTTCCCGACCTTCAAGGAGATCGGGCAGGCGTTCCTGGACTTCATCGGCGACGCCAAGCTGGTGATCCACAATGCCGCCTTCGACATGAAGTTCCTGAACGCGGAGCTGGAGTGGATGGGCCTCGCGCGGCTGCCCGCCGACCGGGCTGTCGACACGCTGGCCATCGCGCGTTCCAAGTTCCCCGGCTCGCCCGCCTCGCTGGACGCCCTGTGCCGCCGCTTCGGCGTGGACAACGCCGCGCGCACCAAGCACGGCGCGCTGCTCGACAGCGAGATCCTGGCCGAGGTCTACCTAGAGCTGATCGGGGGCCGGCAGCCCGGCCTGACGCTGGCGGCCACGGGGCGGCGCGATGCGGGCGACGAGGCCTGGCGCCCGCGTCCGCGGCCCGCACCCCTCGCGCCGCGCATCACCGACGCGGAGCGTGCGGCGCACGAGGCGTTCGTCGCTTCCCTGGGGGACGCGCCGCTCTGGCGCCGGACGTGA
- the coaE gene encoding dephospho-CoA kinase (Dephospho-CoA kinase (CoaE) performs the final step in coenzyme A biosynthesis.): MILGLTGSIGMGKSTTAAMFREAGVPVWDADAAVHRMYGPNGAAVAPIAAAFPGTVRDGAVDRDALRTVVTREPDALDRLNAIVHPLVAEDRAVFLVKHPRRLVVLDVPLLFETGGERYCDKVAVVTTDAATQAERVLGRGTMTEAEFRAILARQVPDAEKRRRADYIIETSTLRTARDRVAEIIAELS, from the coding sequence GTGATCCTCGGGCTCACGGGCTCCATCGGCATGGGCAAGAGCACCACGGCGGCGATGTTCCGCGAGGCGGGCGTGCCGGTATGGGACGCGGACGCGGCGGTGCACCGGATGTACGGGCCGAATGGTGCAGCGGTGGCGCCGATCGCGGCTGCGTTCCCCGGCACGGTTCGGGACGGCGCCGTGGACCGCGACGCGCTGCGGACGGTCGTCACGCGCGAGCCGGACGCGCTGGACCGGTTGAACGCCATCGTCCACCCGCTCGTCGCCGAGGACCGCGCGGTGTTTCTCGTGAAACATCCCCGGCGCCTCGTGGTCCTCGACGTGCCGCTGCTGTTCGAGACCGGGGGCGAGCGGTACTGCGACAAGGTCGCGGTGGTCACCACCGACGCCGCCACGCAGGCCGAACGCGTCCTCGGACGAGGCACCATGACCGAGGCCGAGTTCCGGGCGATCCTCGCGCGGCAGGTGCCCGATGCCGAGAAGCGACGGCGCGCGGACTACATCATAGAGACGTCGACGCTTCGTACGGCACGAGATAGGGTAGCAGAGATCATCGCGGAGCTGTCATGA